A stretch of the Sphingobacterium thalpophilum genome encodes the following:
- the estT gene encoding macrolide hydrolase EstT yields the protein MKDKMIIHGEIEICTESFGNPKNPAILLLAGATVSMLYWDEDFCRRLADKEFYVIRYDNRDVGTSTNYEPGSAPYNIVDFEEDAIKILDGYNLDNAHFVGISLGGLIAQIAAIRHPHRVESLTLIATGPWGVVDIDIPEMDTRILDFHAKAADVNWSQEENVVQYMLEGAKLMSGRKPFDKTRAENLIRSEYARAKNYISMFNHATLGGGEDYYNRLDEIQQPTLVIHGTDDLVWHFNSTRILLDKISNSTLIPLEGTGHELHTHDWDTIIDGISKHIGHAIKVSNQ from the coding sequence ATGAAAGATAAAATGATTATCCACGGAGAGATTGAAATCTGCACGGAAAGTTTCGGAAACCCTAAAAACCCAGCGATTCTGCTATTGGCCGGAGCGACGGTATCTATGCTGTATTGGGATGAAGACTTCTGCAGAAGATTGGCCGATAAAGAGTTTTATGTTATTCGTTACGATAATAGAGATGTAGGTACTTCGACGAACTACGAACCTGGATCAGCCCCTTATAATATCGTTGACTTCGAAGAGGACGCTATTAAGATTCTGGACGGATATAACCTCGATAATGCACACTTTGTTGGTATATCTTTAGGTGGTTTAATCGCACAAATTGCAGCGATACGCCATCCTCACAGGGTAGAATCCCTCACGTTGATAGCGACAGGGCCTTGGGGCGTTGTGGATATAGATATTCCGGAGATGGATACGCGGATATTAGATTTTCATGCAAAAGCCGCAGATGTAAACTGGAGTCAAGAAGAAAATGTCGTTCAGTACATGCTCGAGGGGGCAAAGCTGATGTCCGGTAGGAAACCCTTCGACAAGACCAGGGCAGAAAACCTGATCCGATCAGAATATGCACGTGCGAAAAACTACATCAGTATGTTTAATCATGCAACTTTAGGCGGCGGAGAAGATTATTACAACAGATTAGATGAAATACAACAGCCGACTTTAGTCATTCACGGTACAGACGATCTAGTCTGGCATTTTAACAGCACGAGGATACTACTGGATAAAATTAGCAATTCGACGCTTATCCCACTCGAAGGTACTGGGCATGAGTTGCATACCCACGATTGGGATACCATTATTGATGGAATCTCCAAACACATCGGACATGCGATTAAAGTAAGCAATCAGTAA
- the kdpF gene encoding K(+)-transporting ATPase subunit F, which produces MIALFIIAVGVFAYICYVLLRPEKF; this is translated from the coding sequence ATGATCGCACTATTCATAATAGCCGTCGGTGTATTTGCTTACATCTGTTACGTGTTGCTAAGACCAGAAAAATTTTAA
- a CDS encoding helix-turn-helix domain-containing protein → MIKEFSYKKFGKLEFSKATVEHDSLNIINDHIKVLFIPQNAIIQVDFQEIEMNTDALLFINPHVILKPCETIDGQLMHFNRDFYCVEIHDHEVACDGILYNNVFEIPFINLNEQQSEEIQNIINAIDFELKNEDSGTEEMLRTLLKLIILKSTRIWKQQHQLADDMRQTDVQFLRKFSKLVEQHFKTLHTVADYADMLCITPKNLSKKISLVSKETPNDIIKNRIILESKRLLAHTAMNVKEIAYTLNYEDDAYFVRFFTKHTGISPTSFRKQF, encoded by the coding sequence ATGATAAAAGAATTTTCATATAAGAAATTTGGTAAACTAGAGTTTAGCAAGGCCACTGTCGAACATGACTCACTCAACATCATAAATGATCATATCAAAGTCCTGTTTATTCCCCAAAATGCGATTATTCAAGTAGATTTCCAGGAGATAGAAATGAACACGGACGCCTTATTATTTATAAATCCGCATGTCATTTTAAAACCCTGTGAAACTATTGATGGGCAATTGATGCACTTTAACCGGGACTTCTACTGTGTGGAAATACACGATCACGAAGTCGCCTGCGATGGCATATTATACAATAATGTATTTGAAATCCCTTTTATAAATTTAAACGAGCAACAATCCGAAGAAATTCAGAACATCATCAATGCTATAGATTTTGAATTGAAGAATGAGGACTCGGGTACAGAAGAAATGCTAAGAACGTTGTTAAAGCTGATCATTCTTAAATCTACCCGTATCTGGAAGCAGCAGCATCAATTGGCTGACGATATGCGCCAGACTGATGTTCAATTTTTACGGAAATTCAGTAAGCTGGTCGAACAGCATTTCAAAACACTGCATACCGTGGCCGACTATGCAGATATGCTCTGTATTACGCCTAAAAATCTCAGTAAAAAGATCAGCCTGGTCAGTAAAGAGACGCCAAACGATATTATAAAAAACCGGATCATACTGGAAAGTAAACGTCTTTTAGCACATACGGCGATGAATGTTAAAGAGATCGCCTACACCCTGAATTACGAAGACGATGCCTATTTCGTCCGTTTTTTTACAAAACATACCGGAATTTCACCGACAAGTTTTAGAAAACAGTTTTAA
- the ligD gene encoding DNA ligase D, producing the protein MARSKSKMPTRISPMLCTLTKEPPRNEDYLFEVKWDGYRIVSFVRHGEVRMDSRSGLNYTSRYPVIADALKKLGHEVILDGEVVVFNDSGNADFDALQKYNGIASPISYCVFDLLWLDGNDLRSQPLTVRKELLKQLVRKDDTFHYSESYDDGQELYQRVLDLNMEGIVAKRKDSEYIEGERAYSWLKIPTRKRQEFVIGGWAESEKARSFKSLLFGAYENGRFTWIGRGGGGFKDKEMPVILEQLEALEVSESPFVNEVLDTKGAKIHWVKPQLVANFEFATWTKTGRIRKPTTFLGFRSDKRPEQVVREVPKDVQKIHELTDKIEPASKIPPSKLYLNAGSNWRRVDEAIAGKEISDFPMANCTIQLHDVGRELWKSIPKGELILYYNKISKFILPHIQHRPQSLNLKLTHAGGPTTFIKDMENRQPDCAEIFIDQRRVAKKGKRKQIDYLVCNNIETLLSMVDWGCVDINPWASQTKAPEFPDYLWLDLDPTVENTEEEDQGFEMAIEVAGAVKEVLDKFGLKGYIKTSGKTGLHVYIPVRDINFDTSLFLGRYLADRVNELVPDISTRSITKAHRKGKVYIDADQNNYADTLAAVYSVRPYHQPTVSTPLDWKEVKSGLDRYSFTINTIEKRLEKKGDVFLSVLDEKIRSRNYSVLAKLP; encoded by the coding sequence ATGGCCAGGTCAAAATCTAAAATGCCCACCAGGATCAGTCCGATGCTCTGTACGCTCACCAAAGAGCCGCCACGGAATGAAGATTATTTGTTCGAAGTGAAATGGGACGGCTATCGCATCGTCTCTTTTGTCCGGCATGGAGAGGTCCGTATGGATTCCAGAAGCGGACTGAACTATACCTCGCGTTATCCTGTCATCGCAGACGCCTTAAAGAAGCTCGGGCATGAGGTGATTTTAGATGGTGAGGTCGTTGTCTTCAATGACAGCGGCAACGCCGATTTTGACGCCCTACAAAAATACAATGGGATCGCCAGTCCCATTTCATACTGTGTCTTTGATTTATTATGGCTCGACGGCAATGATCTCAGGAGCCAGCCGTTGACCGTACGCAAAGAGCTGCTCAAACAGCTGGTGCGAAAAGACGATACCTTCCACTACAGCGAATCTTATGATGACGGTCAGGAGCTGTATCAGCGGGTCCTCGACCTCAATATGGAAGGCATTGTCGCTAAAAGGAAAGACAGTGAATATATCGAAGGCGAAAGGGCGTACAGCTGGTTAAAGATCCCCACTCGGAAGCGACAGGAATTTGTGATCGGAGGCTGGGCAGAGTCCGAGAAAGCACGTTCATTTAAAAGCCTCCTATTCGGTGCATATGAAAATGGGAGATTCACCTGGATCGGTAGGGGTGGAGGAGGTTTCAAGGACAAGGAGATGCCTGTTATTCTCGAGCAGCTTGAGGCCTTAGAAGTGAGTGAATCACCCTTTGTCAATGAGGTGCTCGATACCAAGGGAGCCAAAATCCACTGGGTCAAACCCCAGTTGGTTGCCAATTTTGAATTTGCGACCTGGACCAAAACAGGAAGAATACGGAAGCCGACTACATTCCTCGGATTCAGGTCCGATAAAAGACCGGAACAGGTGGTTAGAGAAGTGCCAAAAGATGTACAGAAAATCCATGAACTCACCGACAAAATCGAACCGGCAAGCAAAATTCCCCCTTCCAAACTCTATTTAAATGCTGGCAGTAACTGGAGGCGTGTCGATGAAGCCATAGCCGGCAAAGAGATCTCCGATTTCCCGATGGCAAACTGTACCATACAGCTGCACGATGTCGGGCGGGAACTTTGGAAAAGTATTCCGAAAGGCGAACTGATTCTATACTACAACAAGATCTCCAAATTTATTTTACCCCATATACAGCATAGGCCACAGTCGCTGAATTTGAAGCTGACCCATGCCGGAGGGCCTACCACCTTTATAAAAGATATGGAAAACAGGCAGCCGGACTGTGCCGAGATCTTTATCGACCAGCGGCGGGTTGCTAAAAAAGGCAAGCGCAAACAGATCGATTACCTGGTCTGCAACAATATAGAAACCCTGCTCAGCATGGTCGACTGGGGATGTGTCGATATCAATCCATGGGCATCCCAGACAAAGGCGCCGGAGTTTCCCGACTATCTATGGCTAGATTTAGACCCTACGGTGGAGAATACGGAAGAAGAGGATCAAGGATTTGAGATGGCTATTGAAGTTGCTGGAGCCGTTAAGGAAGTATTGGACAAATTTGGTTTGAAGGGGTATATTAAAACATCCGGAAAGACCGGACTTCATGTTTACATCCCAGTCCGGGACATCAATTTTGATACCTCTTTATTTTTAGGCCGGTATTTAGCGGACCGGGTGAATGAGCTGGTGCCTGACATTAGCACGCGGTCAATTACCAAAGCTCATCGGAAAGGGAAGGTATATATTGACGCTGATCAGAATAATTATGCCGATACCTTGGCTGCGGTATATTCTGTTCGCCCTTATCACCAACCGACGGTCAGTACACCTCTGGACTGGAAAGAAGTGAAGTCTGGGCTGGACCGTTATTCGTTTACGATCAATACGATTGAAAAAAGACTGGAAAAGAAGGGTGATGTGTTTTTGTCTGTTCTCGATGAAAAAATCCGAAGTAGAAATTATTCTGTTCTGGCAAAGCTGCCTTAG
- a CDS encoding alpha/beta fold hydrolase — protein MKNLTLAIVLITTFITNSIFAQIKRTPASFGRAEYIEVEKNVKLHVTDLGEGEPIVLIHGWPLSDAMYEYQYADFIQKGYRVIGITLRGFGLSDKPGGKYNYDVFADDIKVVLDKLDIKNAIIGGFSMGGATVIHYVAKYNAAHVSKMALFGAAAPTWTKRQDFNYGLWTKEDVDGLITLNNTNRPELFSTFGKIFPANETSVSPGHGAWLGGIQAQASPYAMAEGLRTLRDSDLRGDLSKITIPTLILHGKLDKICSYDLAEQMNTLLKNSTLVPFEKSGHALFIEELDKFNSELLNFIKK, from the coding sequence ATGAAAAACTTAACTTTAGCCATCGTATTAATTACCACCTTTATTACAAACAGCATTTTTGCACAAATCAAGAGAACTCCGGCATCTTTTGGAAGAGCCGAATATATCGAAGTAGAAAAGAACGTGAAACTTCATGTAACTGACCTCGGTGAGGGAGAGCCTATTGTTTTGATTCACGGATGGCCCTTGAGCGACGCCATGTACGAATATCAATATGCCGATTTTATTCAAAAAGGGTATCGGGTGATCGGCATCACACTAAGAGGATTCGGGTTATCTGACAAACCGGGAGGAAAATACAACTATGATGTATTTGCAGATGATATCAAGGTTGTATTAGATAAATTGGATATTAAAAATGCGATAATAGGCGGATTTTCCATGGGAGGAGCTACAGTGATTCACTATGTGGCTAAATACAATGCAGCTCACGTTTCCAAGATGGCTTTATTTGGAGCGGCGGCACCGACCTGGACAAAACGACAAGACTTTAATTATGGTTTGTGGACCAAGGAAGATGTCGATGGACTGATCACGTTGAACAATACGAACCGTCCAGAATTATTTAGCACTTTCGGCAAGATATTTCCAGCCAATGAGACAAGCGTTTCCCCTGGGCATGGCGCTTGGTTGGGAGGTATCCAGGCTCAGGCATCGCCTTATGCTATGGCGGAGGGGCTAAGAACATTGCGGGATAGCGATTTACGTGGTGATTTAAGTAAGATAACAATCCCAACATTGATCTTACACGGTAAGTTGGATAAAATATGTTCGTACGACCTGGCAGAACAAATGAATACCTTACTTAAAAACTCAACTTTAGTTCCCTTCGAAAAAAGTGGTCACGCGCTCTTCATTGAAGAGCTGGATAAATTTAATAGTGAGT
- a CDS encoding NIPSNAP family protein, translated as MIRPKNQRNWMLILLIFISIQSSCFARAATTYFQLKVYHFQTIEQEQVIDRFLEKAYLPAMHKLGFKEIAVFKPIDNNDKADKLVYVLSASATLEKYASLDVDILKDKQYLESGKEYLDAAHNQPPYSRIETILMKAFEGMPFLALPKLSAVKSERVYELRSYEAPTEKLSANKISMFNNGEIDIFNKLDFNAVFYGQVIAGSTMPNLIYLTTFENMTARDAHWKAFGPLYKPMADMPQYQNNVSKNVTILCRPTAYSDI; from the coding sequence ATGATCAGGCCTAAGAATCAGAGAAATTGGATGTTGATTTTATTGATCTTTATCAGTATTCAATCCAGCTGTTTTGCCCGTGCAGCAACCACTTATTTCCAATTGAAAGTTTATCACTTCCAGACCATAGAACAGGAACAGGTGATCGACCGTTTTCTGGAAAAAGCCTACCTGCCGGCGATGCACAAATTGGGATTTAAAGAGATTGCTGTTTTCAAACCGATTGATAATAACGATAAAGCAGATAAGTTGGTTTATGTATTGAGTGCATCAGCTACTCTTGAAAAATATGCAAGCTTAGATGTCGATATCTTAAAAGACAAACAGTATTTGGAGTCGGGAAAGGAATACTTAGATGCTGCACATAACCAGCCACCTTATTCAAGAATTGAAACGATCTTAATGAAAGCTTTTGAGGGGATGCCATTTCTCGCTCTTCCAAAACTAAGCGCGGTTAAAAGCGAACGTGTTTACGAATTGAGAAGCTACGAGGCTCCAACGGAAAAGTTATCGGCAAATAAAATTTCCATGTTTAATAATGGTGAGATTGATATCTTCAACAAACTAGATTTTAATGCTGTGTTTTATGGTCAGGTCATTGCTGGAAGCACGATGCCTAATTTAATTTATCTGACGACTTTCGAAAATATGACAGCACGCGATGCACATTGGAAAGCTTTTGGACCGTTATATAAACCTATGGCAGATATGCCACAGTACCAAAACAATGTTTCTAAAAACGTGACAATACTTTGTAGACCAACAGCTTATTCGGATATATAA
- a CDS encoding acyl carrier protein has translation MADDELENVDPDDISDLLLKVEKSFDIKFQNNELMYISTFGELCDHILNKLQLAHTNDCTSQHAFYKLRNAITSTLQIDHKTISTDLALVSLLPKQSRRSLIKKLEDNLGFKLNILRPPYWVSLTLTILLLASLVGLFFSWQIGLVGATLSYSGLCFAHNFGNELDVQTVGQVAKKMTRENYLKCRRNPNTFNKLEIEKILADLFSSDLGIDKSKFTREAKFN, from the coding sequence ATGGCTGACGACGAACTTGAAAATGTGGATCCAGACGATATTAGCGATTTACTTCTTAAAGTTGAAAAATCATTTGACATTAAGTTTCAAAATAACGAACTAATGTACATTTCGACTTTTGGCGAACTGTGTGATCACATCCTAAATAAACTCCAACTAGCTCACACAAACGACTGTACGAGTCAACATGCATTTTATAAACTGCGCAATGCCATTACATCCACGCTGCAAATAGATCATAAAACGATCTCGACAGACCTTGCTCTCGTCAGCCTTTTGCCAAAACAAAGCAGACGTTCACTAATCAAAAAACTGGAAGATAATCTGGGCTTCAAACTTAATATCTTACGACCGCCTTATTGGGTGTCATTGACACTCACAATTTTACTTCTAGCCTCTTTAGTAGGGCTTTTTTTCAGTTGGCAGATTGGTCTTGTAGGGGCTACACTCTCGTACTCTGGACTTTGTTTCGCACATAACTTCGGCAACGAACTTGACGTACAGACAGTGGGCCAGGTAGCGAAAAAAATGACTAGAGAAAATTACCTTAAATGTAGACGCAACCCAAACACGTTTAATAAGCTTGAAATTGAAAAAATACTGGCCGATCTGTTCAGCAGTGACCTAGGCATCGACAAGAGTAAATTCACAAGAGAAGCGAAATTTAACTAA
- a CDS encoding DUF7674 family protein: MKTKIANTIREWAPEAAGLVSDNLDDTMADYQLLHQLAEICMVKIHSGLDNELERVQEIAKVVNLLYQDGNQYTRNAIENEFLTALAAEESPGSLKKHLELFPIELRKGYIKTILEN, encoded by the coding sequence ATGAAAACTAAAATCGCAAATACCATTCGGGAGTGGGCTCCAGAAGCCGCAGGTCTTGTATCTGACAATCTGGATGACACCATGGCTGACTACCAGCTATTACACCAATTAGCAGAAATATGTATGGTTAAGATCCATTCAGGGCTGGACAATGAGCTGGAACGAGTGCAGGAAATAGCAAAAGTGGTTAATCTGCTTTATCAAGATGGTAATCAATACACCCGCAATGCGATAGAAAATGAATTTTTGACCGCATTGGCTGCTGAAGAAAGTCCCGGAAGCCTGAAAAAGCATCTGGAACTATTTCCGATAGAATTGAGAAAAGGATATATAAAAACTATTCTTGAAAATTAA
- the kdpA gene encoding potassium-transporting ATPase subunit KdpA, with protein MNTEILGIIVMFTFSVLLAIPLGKYIAKVYGGDKTLLDPLFNPVERLFYKISGINTQTEMNWKQQMVAMLTINLIWFLLGMLILMTQGSLPLNPDGNPSMPADLAFNTVISFVVNCNLQHYSGETGLSYIGQYWLMFLQFVSAGTGMAAAAVLFRAFRDKSTTALGNFYNYFVKSCTRILLPLSFVVAIVLLFEGTPMTFEGKDRITTLQGDVQEISRGPAAAFIPIKHVGTNGGGFYGVNSAHPFENPSYLTNMVEMVAQFIVPLAMVFAFGYFIRRRKLSWMIFSVMTVGFLMLTIPNIHMEMKGNPAIAQMGIDTSLGAMEGKEIRLGAAASGFWSIVTTVISTGSVNSMHDSSMPLSGMNELLAMMINAFYGGAGVGILNFFVFVILAVFISGLMVGRTPEFLGKKVEAREMKIAMVIALLHPFLILVGTALSVALPQYTLETLNNSGFHGLSEMLYENTSSAANNGSGFEGLGDNTMWWNISTGFILILGRFLPIIGPIAIAGLLAQKRYIPEGDGTLKTDTATFGLMVFAVIAIVAALAFFPVLTLGPIAEYFSLY; from the coding sequence ATGAATACAGAAATTTTAGGAATCATCGTCATGTTCACCTTTTCGGTATTGCTGGCCATACCTCTGGGCAAGTATATTGCCAAGGTATATGGCGGTGACAAAACGCTTCTCGACCCTCTTTTCAATCCGGTCGAACGTCTTTTTTACAAAATCAGTGGTATCAACACGCAAACAGAAATGAACTGGAAGCAGCAGATGGTGGCAATGCTCACCATCAATCTGATATGGTTCCTTTTGGGAATGCTGATATTGATGACACAGGGAAGCTTACCGCTAAACCCCGATGGAAACCCCAGTATGCCTGCTGATCTGGCTTTTAATACAGTCATATCGTTTGTGGTCAACTGTAATTTACAACACTATTCGGGAGAGACCGGATTAAGCTACATCGGGCAATACTGGTTGATGTTCCTGCAGTTTGTAAGTGCAGGAACAGGAATGGCGGCAGCCGCAGTCCTGTTCCGCGCCTTCAGGGATAAAAGCACAACAGCACTGGGCAATTTTTACAACTATTTTGTAAAATCCTGTACCCGTATCTTATTGCCTCTTTCATTTGTCGTAGCTATAGTTTTGCTCTTCGAAGGAACACCGATGACTTTTGAGGGTAAGGATCGTATTACCACCTTGCAGGGCGATGTACAGGAAATTTCCAGAGGTCCTGCTGCAGCGTTCATACCCATTAAACATGTTGGAACAAATGGCGGTGGATTCTATGGCGTTAATTCCGCACATCCCTTTGAAAACCCTTCCTACTTGACCAATATGGTGGAAATGGTGGCACAGTTCATTGTTCCACTAGCGATGGTTTTTGCCTTTGGATATTTTATCCGCCGGCGAAAACTTTCCTGGATGATATTCAGTGTGATGACTGTCGGTTTTTTGATGCTTACCATCCCCAACATCCATATGGAAATGAAGGGTAATCCGGCAATCGCTCAAATGGGTATTGATACTTCGCTGGGAGCCATGGAAGGCAAGGAAATCCGGTTAGGTGCAGCAGCATCAGGTTTTTGGAGTATCGTAACGACGGTCATTTCTACGGGCTCCGTCAATTCGATGCACGACAGCTCAATGCCTTTGTCAGGGATGAACGAGCTGCTCGCCATGATGATCAATGCTTTTTATGGCGGTGCTGGTGTGGGTATACTCAACTTTTTCGTATTCGTCATTTTAGCTGTATTTATCAGTGGATTGATGGTTGGACGTACGCCCGAATTTTTGGGCAAAAAGGTGGAAGCGCGGGAAATGAAGATAGCGATGGTTATCGCCTTATTGCATCCATTCTTGATACTTGTAGGCACGGCATTGTCAGTGGCGTTGCCCCAATACACCCTCGAAACACTCAATAATTCAGGCTTTCACGGGCTGAGTGAAATGCTTTATGAAAATACGTCTTCGGCGGCCAATAACGGCAGCGGATTTGAGGGTCTGGGCGATAACACGATGTGGTGGAACATCAGCACCGGATTTATCTTGATACTTGGGCGCTTCCTGCCGATTATCGGACCAATAGCCATCGCCGGACTGTTAGCGCAAAAGAGATACATTCCGGAGGGTGACGGAACATTAAAAACAGACACAGCAACATTTGGACTGATGGTCTTCGCCGTAATTGCCATCGTAGCTGCGCTTGCTTTTTTCCCTGTATTGACGCTCGGGCCCATAGCAGAGTATTTTTCACTGTATTAA
- a CDS encoding winged helix-turn-helix transcriptional regulator yields the protein MGGRWKLLILCKLEESRLRFSELRKAMPAITERMLTLQLRELEKEGLVKRTVYAEVPPRVDYELTDIAKELVPIWNQLSQWGAKHKKLLSTLD from the coding sequence ATCGGGGGAAGATGGAAGTTGTTGATTCTTTGTAAATTAGAAGAAAGTAGGTTGAGGTTTAGTGAATTGCGGAAAGCCATGCCTGCCATTACTGAACGTATGCTCACCCTGCAATTGCGGGAACTAGAGAAAGAAGGTTTGGTAAAAAGAACTGTCTATGCGGAAGTGCCTCCGAGAGTTGATTATGAGCTAACGGATATTGCAAAAGAGTTGGTACCTATATGGAACCAATTGAGCCAGTGGGGCGCAAAGCACAAAAAATTGCTTTCGACCCTTGACTAG
- a CDS encoding alpha/beta fold hydrolase, with product MNKFTVKDGTEIYFKDLGEGQPIFFHHGWPLSSDDWDAQIMFFLERGFRVIAHDRRGHGRSTQTYKGNDMDTYAADVAELVEFLDLKNTIHVGHSTGGGEAIRYAAQYGKDRVSKVILISAVTPYMIADASNPDGVPLAVFDNIRYNTLHNRQQFYQDLTVPFYGYNREDAVIKKGIQDNWWRQGMMGGIKAQYDCIKVFSETDFTEDLKSVQIPVLVLHGDDDQIVPYATTAVKAAQLLRNSKLIIYPGFSHGMPTINADVINEDILSFIKE from the coding sequence ATGAACAAGTTTACAGTAAAAGACGGAACAGAAATTTATTTCAAAGATTTAGGTGAAGGACAACCGATATTTTTCCATCATGGATGGCCACTATCATCCGATGACTGGGATGCCCAGATCATGTTCTTTCTGGAAAGAGGTTTTAGAGTAATCGCGCATGACAGAAGAGGCCATGGAAGATCTACGCAAACGTATAAGGGAAATGATATGGATACTTATGCTGCTGACGTCGCAGAATTGGTAGAGTTCCTCGATCTGAAGAATACGATCCATGTAGGCCATTCAACCGGTGGTGGCGAAGCGATCAGATATGCCGCACAATATGGGAAAGACCGGGTATCCAAAGTCATTTTGATCAGTGCGGTTACACCTTATATGATTGCTGACGCCAGTAATCCGGACGGGGTGCCACTCGCCGTGTTTGACAATATCCGCTATAATACACTTCATAACAGACAGCAGTTCTACCAAGATCTTACCGTGCCTTTCTACGGTTACAACAGGGAAGATGCGGTCATTAAAAAAGGTATACAGGACAACTGGTGGAGACAAGGGATGATGGGTGGTATCAAGGCACAATATGACTGTATCAAAGTATTTTCGGAGACCGATTTCACCGAAGATCTCAAAAGTGTGCAAATTCCCGTTTTGGTGCTTCACGGTGATGATGACCAAATTGTCCCTTATGCAACCACAGCCGTTAAAGCGGCCCAACTATTGAGAAACAGTAAACTGATCATTTACCCGGGCTTCTCTCACGGTATGCCTACTATTAATGCCGATGTCATTAATGAAGATATACTATCCTTTATAAAAGAATAA